A single window of Malus sylvestris chromosome 5, drMalSylv7.2, whole genome shotgun sequence DNA harbors:
- the LOC126621305 gene encoding receptor protein kinase CLAVATA1-like has protein sequence MSRNQLTGQIPDGIPAMETLTTLDLSYNNFTGRIPTRGHFLDIASFRGNPYLCTNVSRPCSFINKKSQDHNVFGSSRLGLMIMVGLPAVLGSLLILLLVFLLIKVCTGRNIQKSSGWRFTLFQQLDLKVEDLLQCLKQENIIGKGGAGVVYRATMPSGLVIAIKQLVGSSSNTAKTDHGFAAEIKTLGRIKHRNIVRVLGYMSNNKDSNLLLYEYMPNGSLGKILHGENGGELQWERRYKIAVEAAKGLCYLHRDCSPLIIHRDVKSHNILLDSNFEAHVADFGLAKYFHGVAADCMSSVAGSFGYIAPGRKAVMNYEDAINIVGWVRKTTKSLSSSSSVLAVVDPNLAGYPLAAVIHLFKLAMLRVDNDSSARPTMREVVHLISNPPT, from the exons ATGTCTCGGAACCAACTCACTGGCCAAATACCTGACGGAATACCCGCCATGGAAACCCTTACAACTTTGGATCTCTCTTATAACAATTTCACCGGTAGAATCCCAACCAGGGGTCATTTTCTGGACATTGCCTCGTTTCGTGGGAACCCCTATCTCTGTACCAACGTCTCACGCCCGTGTTCCTTCATTAACAAGAAATCTCAAGACCACAATGTGTTTGGTTCCTCCAGGCTCGGTCTTATGATCATGGTTGGACTACCTGCGGTTCTCGGTTCCCTACTTATCCTACTTCTGGTATTCCTACTGATAAAGGTTTGTACAGGAAGAAATATTCAAAAATCTAGTGGTTGGAGGTTCACATTGTTCCAGCAGCTCGACCTCAAAGTCGAGGACTTGCTACAGTGCTTAAAGCAAGAGAACATTATAGGCAAAGGTGGTGCTGGGGTTGTCTACCGGGCAACCATGCCAAGCGGCCTCGTCATAGCAATCAAACAGCTAGTAGGATCATCAAGTAATACAGCAAAAACGGATCATGGATTTGCAGCGGAAATTAAGACGCTGGGACGAATCAAACACCGAAACATAGTGAGGGTTTTGGGATACATGTCGAACAATAAGGACTCTAATTTGTTGTTGTACGAGTACATGCCTAATGGTAGCTTGGGAAAAATATTGCATGGGGAAAATGGAGGGGAGTTGCAGTGGGAGAGGAGGTATAAAATTGCAGTGGAGGCTGCAAAGGGATTGTGTTATCTGCACCGTGACTGTTCACCCCTGATTATACACAGAGATGTCAAGTCCCATAACATCTTGTTGGATTCAAACTTTGAGGCTCATGTTGCTGATTTTGGGCTCGCCAAGTACTTTCATGGAGTAGCAGCTGATTGCATGTCTTCAGTTGCTGGTTCCTTCGGTTACATCGCCCCAG GGAGGAAAGCAGTGATGAACTATGAAGACGCTATAAACATAGTGGGTTGGGTGAGGAAAACTACCAAGTCGTTGTCCAGTTCATCATCGGTACTAGCAGTGGTGGATCCAAATCTCGCCGGATACCCCTTGGCGGCTGTCATACATTTGTTCAAACTGGCAATGCTGCGTGTCGACAACGATAGCTCTGCAAGACCTACGATGAGGGAAGTAGTTCACCTGATCAGTAATCCTCCTACATAG
- the LOC126621287 gene encoding receptor protein kinase CLAVATA1-like, with product MENKKFKKLISAYISFIIFLLFPSSPCADDLDALLKLKKAMNITGWEPSAQHYCSFSGVSCDQRSRVVALNVSNMPPVMHRGSIPAEIGLLNKLVNLNLAENNLSGRLPTEMANLTALTHLNISNNFFRGTFPGEITLGMTELEVLDAYNNNFTGQLPLELAAGCTKLKHLHLGGNYFTGNIPESYSNIRSLEYLGLNSNFLTGKLPASLARLKNLKELYLGYDNSYEGGIPPEFGSLPLLKVLDMASCNLTGKIPTSLSLLKNLHSLFLFVNRLSGFIPPELSSMASLVSLDLCKNELTGEIPESFSELKSIRLINLYRNDLYGPIPKFIGDLPHLEILQLWENNFTYELPESLGQNGRLTDLDVTGNRLTGLIPRNLCLGGRLRTLILMDNNFFGPIPLELGQCKSLVKIRMKKNRISGTIPVGIFNLPSLDMIEMNDNCLSGQLPTQMTAGTLAILSLSGNQISGRIPPAIGNLNNLKTLSLEMNRFSGKIPDEIFNLIVLSKINISVNKLGGEIPASVSNCSSLGSLDLSRNNLIGEIPRGVEKLKLVYLLNMSRNRLTGQIPDGIPGMETLTTLDLSYNNFTGRIPTSDHFLDIASFCGNPYLCTNVSRPCSFINKKSQDHNVFGSSRLGLMIIAGLPAVLGSLLILLLVFLLIKVCTGRNIQKSSGWRLTLFQQLDLKVEDLLQCIKQENIIGKGGAGIVYRGTMPSGLDIAIKQLVGSSSNRGQRDHGFAAEIKTLGQIKHRNIVRLLGHMSNNKDSNLLLYEYMPNGSLGKILHGENGGELQWERRYKIAVEAAKGLCYLHHDCSPLIIHRDIKSHNILLDSNFEAHVADFGLAKYFHGVAADCMSSFAGSFGYIAPEYGYTLKVDEKIDVYSFGVVLLELITGRKAVMNYEDAISLVGWVRKTTKSLSSSSSVLAVVDPNLAVYPLAAAVHLFKLAMLCVDNDSTARPTMREVVCLISNPPT from the exons atggaaaataaaaaatttaagaagCTAATATCCGCCTACATTTCcttcatcatattccttttGTTCCCATCATCGCCGTGCGCCGACGACCTCGACGCGCTACTGAAGCTCAAGAAGGCAATGAATATTACCGGGTGGGAGCCCTCCGCCCAGCACTATTGCTCCTTTTCTGGAGTTTCATGCGACCAGCGATCACGAGTGGTTGCTCTTAACGTCTCAAATATGCCGCCCGTGATGCATCGAGGCTCGATTCCAGCAGAGATCGGGCTTCTAAACAAGCTCGTGAACCTCAACCTCGCCGAAAACAACCTCTCGGGGAGGCTTCCCACGGAGATGGCCAACCTGACGGCGTTAACGCATTTGAACATCTCAAACAACTTCTTCAGAGGCACGTTCCCCGGAGAAATCACGCTCGGGATGACGGAGCTTGAGGTCCTTGACGCCTACAATAACAACTTCACGGGACAGCTGCCGCTGGAGCTCGCCGCCGGCTGTACAAAGCTCAAACATCTTCATCTGGGAGGCAACTACTTCACGGGAAACATTCCCGAAAGTTATTCTAATATCCGGAGCTTGGAGTATTTAGGCCTCAACAGCAATTTTCTCACCGGGAAGCTCCCGGCAAGCTTGGCACGGTTAAAGAACCTCAAGGAATTGTACCTAGGGTACGATAACAGTTACGAAGGCGGGATTCCACCGGAGTTTGGATCGCTGCCGTTGCTGAAAGTGCTCGACATGGCCAGCTGTAACCTCACTGGCAAGATTCCCACGAGTCTGAGCCTTTTGAAGAATTTGCACTCGTTGTTTTTATTCGTAAATCGGCTCAGTGGTTTTATACCACCGGAGCTTTCGAGCATGGCGAGCCTCGTGTCCTTGGATCTCTGCAAAAACGAACTCACCGGAGAAATACCCGAAAGTTTCTCAGAGCTGAAGAGCATTAGGTTAATAAATCTGTACAGGAACGACCTTTACGGTCCCATACCCAAGTTCATCGGCGATCTTCCTCATCTGGAGATTCTTCAGCTGTGGGAGAACAACTTTACATACGAACTACCCGAAAGTCTTGGCCAGAACGGCAGGCTTACGGATTTGGATGTCACCGGAAACCGCCTGACCGGGTTGATTCCCCGAAATCTGTGCTTAGGCGGGAGGCTGAGGACGCTGATTCTGATGGATAACAACTTCTTTGGGCCCATTCCGTTGGAGCTCGGCCAATGCAAGTCTCTTGTCAAAATCCGAATGAAGAAAAACAGAATCAGCGGGACAATTCCTGTTGGGATCTTCAATTTGCCGAGCTTGGACATGATTGAGATGAATGATAACTGCCTGTCCGGTCAACTTCCAACACAAATGACAGCGGGCACACTCGCAATCCTCTCGCTTTCTGGGAATCAGATTTCGGGGAGGATCCCACCCGCAATTGGAAACCTCAACAACTTAAAAACTCTCTCGCTGGAGATGAATcgattttctgggaaaataccAGACGAAATCTTTAACTTGATAGTGTTATCAAAAATCAACATCAGCGTCAACAAGCTCGGTGGCGAAATTCCAGCTTCTGTTTCTAATTGTTCGTCTCTAGGGTCGCTTGATTTGAGTCGAAACAATTTGATCGGCGAAATCCCAAGAGGGGTAGAGAAGCTGAAACTAGTTTATCTTCTGAATATGTCTCGGAACCGACTCACTGGCCAAATACCTGACGGAATACCCGGCATGGAAACCCTTACAACTTTGGATCTCTCTTATAACAATTTCACCGGTAGAATCCCAACCAGTGATCATTTTCTGGATATCGCGTCGTTTTGTGGGAACCCCTATCTCTGTACCAACGTCTCACGCCCGTGTTCCTTCATTAACAAGAAATCTCAAGACCACAATGTGTTTGGTTCCTCCAGGCTCGGTCTTATGATCATCGCTGGACTACCTGCGGTTCTCGGTTCCCTACTTATCCTGCTTCTAGTATTCCTACTGATAAAGGTTTGTACAGGAAGAAATATTCAAAAATCTAGTGGTTGGAGGCTCACATTGTTCCAGCAGCTCGACCTCAAAGTCGAGGACTTGCTACAGTGCATAAAGCAAGAGAACATAATAGGCAAAGGCGGTGCTGGGATTGTCTACCGGGGAACCATGCCAAGCGGCCTTGACATAGCAATCAAACAGCTAGTAGGATCATCAAGTAATAGAGGGCAAAGGGATCATGGATTTGCAGCGGAGATTAAGACGCTGGGGCAAATCAAACACCGAAACATAGTGAGGCTTTTGGGACACATGTCGAACAATAAGGACTCTAATTTGTTGTTGTACGAGTACATGCCTAATGGTAGCTTGGGAAAAATATTGCATGGGGAAAATGGAGGGGAACTGCAGTGGGAGAGGAGGTATAAAATTGCAGTGGAGGCTGCTAAGGGATTGTGTTATCTGCACCATGACTGTTCACCCCTGATTATACACAGAGATATCAAGTCCCATAACATCTTGTTGGATTCAAACTTTGAGGCTCATGTTGCTGATTTTGGGCTCGCTAAGTACTTTCATGGAGTAGCAGCTGATTGCATGTCTTCATTTGCTGGTTCCTTCGGTTACATCGCCCCAG AGTACGGTTATACACTAAAAGTGGATGAGAAAATAGACGTGTACAGTTTTGGTGTGGTTTTGCTGGAGCTAATAACAGGGAGGAAAGCAGTGATGAACTATGAAGACGCTATAAGCTTAGTGGGTTGGGTGAGGAAAACTACCAAGTCGTTGTCCAGTTCATCATCGGTACTAGCAGTGGTGGATCCAAATCTCGCCGTATACCCCTTGGCGGCTGCCGTACACTTGTTCAAACTGGCAATGCTTTGTGTCGACAACGACAGCACTGCAAGACCTACGATGAGGGAAGTCGTTTGCCTGATCAGTAATCCTCCTACATAG
- the LOC126621314 gene encoding uncharacterized protein LOC126621314 produces the protein MKPEIMKRYIRLSTSKEIWDSLKAAYFDENDEARIYSLNQKASRLRQNGRPLATYFGELTEIFQELDHFNKVSMECENDIKVFQKSTERQRVYVFLGGLDDGFDQVRGEVLRNDPLLGLQASYAYVRREADRKEAMKTEVDKGESAAMAARACGSSSGSNREGVQNRPGSTRPSQTSRDRPQGKCPHCGLTGHSKSRCFELIGYPENWDKTRDPRCNKSRASIAETKNDSNQIANKASAMIAAVGSDDRFHH, from the exons ATGAAGCCCGAGATTATGAAACGGTACATTCGGTTGTCTACATCGAAGGAGATTTGGGACTCCTTGAAGGCAGCCTACTTTGATGAGAATGACGAGGCTAGAATTTATTCGTTGAATCAGAAGGCATCCCGTCTACGTCAGAATGGCCGACCCTTAGCTACCTATTTTGGGGAGCTCACTGAGATCTTCCAAGAATTGGATCACTTTAATAAAGTATCCATGGAGTGTGAGAATGACATCAAAGTGTTTCAGAAATCCACTGAGAGACAACGGGTCTATGTGTTTCTTGGTGGTCTCGATGATGGGTTTGATCAGGTGCGTGGAGAAGTGCTGCGGAATGATCCCCTACTTGGCCTGCAGGCTTCTTATGCCTATGTTCGTCGAGAAGCCGATCGAAAGGAAGCAATGAAGACAGAGGTTGACAAGGGGGAGTCTGCTGCCATGGCAGCAAGGGCCTGTGGATCATCTAGTGGGTCGAACCGAGAAGGGGTACAAAACCGGCCTGGATCAACTCGGCCGAGCCAGACAAGCCGGGATCGTCCACAAGGTAAGTGCCCACACTGTGGCCTGACGGGACACTCCAAGAGTCGTTGTTTTGAGCTGATTGGATATCCCGAGAATTGGGATAAGACCCGTGATCCTCGGTGCAACAAATCTCGAGCCTCCATTGCTGAAACCAAGAATGACTCGAATCAGATAGCGAACAAGGCATCTGCCATGATAGCTGCGGTAGGAAGTGATG acAGGTTCCATCACtaa